The following coding sequences lie in one Mercenaria mercenaria strain notata chromosome 5, MADL_Memer_1, whole genome shotgun sequence genomic window:
- the LOC123558893 gene encoding chymotrypsinogen B-like, whose amino-acid sequence MGKMVQKLGTENIVTSNKEDRDIHKTPGACVVPGYGLTEWNKFQMRWPKTLKKYIPDMMKPFDCTGPYLKKLLLCASNTDLTSTCQYDEGSPLLCKKDGLVKLFGLTTGLSHARYCDQGLSLFTRVSTYYKWITRVSKKLQRENSDVVT is encoded by the exons ATGGGGAAAATGGTACAG AAACTCGGAACGGAAAACATCGTAACATCTAACAAAGAAGACAGAGACATTCACAAAACACCCGGCGCATGTGTTGTACCTGGATACGGTTTGACAGAATGGAACAAgt tCCAGATGAGATGGCCTAAAACTTTGAAGAAGTATATTCCCGATATGATGAAGCCATTTGACTGCACTGGTCCCTACTTAAAGAAACTGTTATTGTGCGCTAGTAATACCGACCTCACAAGCACGTGTCAG TATGACGAAGGAAGCCCCTTGTTGTGCAAGAAAGACGGGCTTGTGAAACTCTTTGGACTTACAACGGGATTAAGCCATGCTAGATATTGTGATCAAGGGCTGTCATTATTCACAAGAGTATCTACTTACTATAAATGGATCACACGAGTATCCAAGAAGCTTCAGCGTGAGAATTCTGATGTTGTGACATAA